CAAGGAAGAAACTCTACATATTAAGCCCGAGGAGCAGACTATCTGGCAAAAAGTTTACATTGACATTCCATATGATAATTGAACCTAATGTTGATTGATATGACATTGTTGAAGCTGACCCTATAATGTATTATGGTCTGATATTGTGttatgttttgtgtgttttttgaATCCATGTTTGTTACTGCTTAATCATTCTTGTCAAAATCTGAGGGCTTTTCACTGCCACCATCATCTATTTATAATTGAGAAAATCAAGTTATGGTAAACTGATAGTAGCAGGCAGGTGTGCCATTGATCTATAACCCTGCTGTTGCTGATGCTGATGCTCTCTAGGTGATCATAGCTCTAATAAGCCTTTAAGATATGCACACATGGTTGGATGACTTTTTTGCCCAAAATTCTATAACAGGGGGCATTCATTTTATTGCAGAATCTTGTCCAAAGATATGATTATGATCTGGCCATCATTAATATCAGAGTACCAAACCcaacaaaagaaattaaaagagaagAGGGAAACTACTTACTAGTTACTACTAGTACAACACTGCTGAAACAGATCTGAACTGCAAAAATGGCATCTGCTCTATTCTTTACTTGTCTGACCTGTTCAATGTTCCTGCTTACTATTCCTTATTATGTTGCTACTCAGAAAGTTACTCTCTCGCTTTACTATGACTCTTTGAGCACATCTTGTGCAACCTTCATCGTCAAGAATCTTGCTAAGATTTTCTATGTTGATCTCATCACCATTCTCAATCTCAGACTGGTTCCTTGGAGTGATGCATACGCCAACAAATCAAACAACAGCACCGCTTTCTGTCAGGTTTATATTAATCACTTTTTTTACCAACTTCATTGGTTCAAATTTTCTGCAACATTATTTATGAAATCATTAGTGATGCATCTGTTCTTCCTTCTGTGCAAATTTCACAGCATAGGCCAGATGGGTGTAAGTTGAATTCTCTGGAAGCATGCGCTATCGATGTTATGCATGATGTGGTGAGATAAAATGAGTTCCAAAGAAAGATTATCAATTTATTGAGTTAGaaatggttttgaaatttgagttTGTGATGCAGAACAAGCACTTTGCTTTGATTTACTGCATAGAATTTCTGGCCATAGAGGGAAGGCACAAGGAGTGGGAAACTTGCATTGCTTCAGTTCATTGGGACTGCCTAAGAAACCCACTTTGAATTGCTACAACAGTTCAAATGCAAAAAAGGTTTCATATTTAATCCTATCTACAAGAATTCATGATGATTAAGTTGTCCATTATGTTTGACATTGTTGGATTAGTGCAGCTTGAACAAAACTATGGCAATGAAACCATGCACCTCAATCCACCTCTAAAGTTTGTACCATGGCTGGTTCTGAACGATCAACCTATTGGAAATGTtggtcctctctctctttctctcagatCCCTCTTTTCTCCATCTCCCGTTTTTTCTCACACGTGTTCGATCTCTCTCTTTGAATCAAAATTAACTTTTGTCTTAATGAAATGCAGGACTACGAAAATTTTGCTGGCTATGTGTGCAAGGCTTACAAAGGTAACATTGCGCCCATGGCATGTCAATCTGTGCATTTGAAGCAGAAGACAGAATAGACACACTCCACACAAGCAATCAAATCAACCAGAATCAAGCCTCAATCCAGGATCATTAATCCAACCGAAGTCGATATCTTTACCAGCAAATCAGATTGCATAACTCTACTAGTTGTggatcatgaaaaagaaatcacGCATTCTATTGCTTGATCATAGTTCTGACTTTCTAGTTTCTCAGTAAATGGTTCTCTCTATATTATGTAAATGAGTTTATAATAATGAAAAGTTCGTAGCGATTATAAAGTGTTATATAAGAAAAGAATCTATTGATTGTGGAAATAGTTAATGTTTAATTTATTCCTGGGAGTTGAATCAACCACAATGAACGAGATCCTAACACAATGGCTAAAAAAACTAGCATGTTTTAGAGGATTTTGGTTCGATCATATGTTTTTTACTTTTGATAATATGGTTTTGATGTCTCATTACAAGGAAGATTTGCTAACTATCATTTGGTCTAGCAATCTCCCTAACTAAATGTTGATAGAGGTTTCAAATCTGAATCTCACATGAGTCACAAccctaaagaaaacaaaatactaaaaaaaaaaaaaatgaatacatATTCATCATTTTGATTTTTACCATATAAGATTGCAACTTCCTCTTTTGtatgttgaaacttgaaacacGAAAAAGTGGCTACGGAATACGATCACACCTGATCTCATTTCTCACTCTTTGAACCGAAACTAAGCATTATCTATCTACGCTCTACGGAGTTGGTAATCCACCATTTTGTTGTGCACCTGAACAAAAAGACGGTGATGAATATAGTTTTCAATATCCAACCCTCTTCTGTTACCTTGTACAGCAAGCCAATCCGTCGGAGCACTAGCAACTCTTCTCGAACTGGAGCTACAGTTCTAGCTAGGTCCACATTAGGAACTAGCAAGTATCATCGAAATTGTGTACTTAATCCTCTTCCCAGAAAAATAAGGATTCCCACTCATTCCAGTACTtgcttaggaaaaaaaaaacaaaaagaaaaacacatgtAAGCCAGTGGAGCTAGTCTTGTATAAAATGATCAGTGAGGCTTCTTCATCATCGTCTTCCTACTCTTCCACAACAAAATCCCAAACCTTGGTCACAATTCCATCAAATCACCTTCACAATTTCATGGCGCcacttttgaatttcaaatttcttCCTCATAATTTCCGCCATATCTGAAACCCCTTCTGTGATCTCGGTTTCCCAAACACCCCTCTAAACAGAGATCCACAAACCCTTTTCTCTCCATCAACGAGTGACGGTCTGGCTTTGATTCTTGCGATGGCGGCGATCGACAGAGACGGGTTGTTCTCTCGGGTTTATGACAGAGAGCGGCGGCGGTGTGGTGGAGAAGGGCGGCGAGGGTATTTTGGGAATTGAAGACGAAGAGCCGACTCTGACTCTGGCCGTGATGTTGAAGCGGCTGCGTCGGAAAAAGAAGATGGGGAAGGGTATTATGGAGGGTTTAGAGCGTAAAGATTTGATCTTTGGTGATCGAATTGAAGGGCAAAAGGGGAAAGGCGAAGAGGGAAAGATTGTTCAGAGGAATGGTGTGGGAACTAGGAGGCTGAGGTCTTCTTCTGCAAAGTCAAAGTTTGAATGGAAAGCAGATAAAGATGGAAGCATTCGTTGCCCCCCAGAGCACATGGAAGGTTGCGGTAAGTATCGTTTAGAACTTAGATGTTTGTTTCCTGGAATAAAGTCATGGATTTGGTAGAGAAAGCTGAAAATATAGATGAGAGCTATAAAATTTTACATGCTAGTAGTGAAACTTGTGAAGAAACTTGTTCATGTATAAACCCTGTGGATGATGTGAAGTGTAGAAAAGCAGCTTGTAGAGGTGCTCCGAAGGGGTGGTCCAAGGGCTGAAAGCATTCAACCCGAGGATTTTGAGCATTTTCAGAGGCATTGGATGAGGTGTGAGCCTGTTATTGTGAGCTGTCAAACCTGACTTGGGGCCAAAGACATACATTGCATATGGGGTTGCTCAGGAACTTGGACGCGGAGATTCTGTGACAAAGCTTCACTGTGATATGTCTGATGCAGTTAACATTCTGACCCAT
Above is a genomic segment from Rosa chinensis cultivar Old Blush chromosome 3, RchiOBHm-V2, whole genome shotgun sequence containing:
- the LOC112192700 gene encoding uncharacterized protein LOC112192700 isoform X1, which translates into the protein MTESGGGVVEKGGEGILGIEDEEPTLTLAVMLKRLRRKKKMGKGIMEGLERKDLIFGDRIEGQKGKGEEGKIVQRNGVGTRRLRSSSAKSKFEWKADKDGSIRCPPEHMEGCEKQLVEVLRRGGPRAESIQPEDFEHFQRHWMRCEPVIVSCQT
- the LOC112192700 gene encoding uncharacterized protein LOC112192700 isoform X2; this translates as MTESGGGVVEKGGEGILGIEDEEPTLTLAVMLKRLRRKKKMGKGIMEGLERKDLIFGDRIEGQKGKGEEGKIVQRNGVGTRRLRSSSAKSKFEWKADKDGSIRCPPEHMEGCV